One Chitinophaga sp. H8 DNA window includes the following coding sequences:
- the leuS gene encoding leucine--tRNA ligase, protein MEYNFRAIEQKWQEQWEKAHAYRVSNNSTRPKCYVLDMFPYPSGAGLHVGHPLGYIASDIYARYKRLKGFNVLHPMGYDAFGLPAEQYALETGQHPAVTTEENIKTFRKQLDNIGFCYDWDRKVNTSEPGYYKWTQWIFLQIFESWYNRQTQQAAPISQLIAIFEQEGNAGYECPGDRTIQFTATEWKAFNEVEQREILMHYRLAFLAYAEVNWCPALGTVLANDEVINGVSERGGHPVIKKKMRQWFLRITEYANRLLEGLETVAFSDAMKEMQRNWIGKSQGAEITFAIKGAPVHQNLVVYTTRPDTIFGVDFMVIAPEHDLVQQITTPAQQADIEKYLAYVQSRSERERMAEVKQITGCFTGAYAINPFDGREIPIWISEYVLAGYGTGAIMAVPCGDQRDFLFARHFNIPITNIVGDDYTGEEANPTKEGILQNSGFLNGMEMKPAMELVISKLEEMGIGKRQINYKMRDAGFSRQRYWGEPFPIVYKNGIPYAIDEKDLPLELPHVENYKPGEEGEGPLANVTDWVNVAPGVIRETNTMPGYAGSSWYFLRYTDPHNNKTFADRKATDYWNQVDVYVGGTEHAVGHLLYSRMWTKVLYDLGHIGFDEPFKRLINQGMIGGSSRLAYRIRGTNKFASHGLKDQYETDELHVDVNIVDGLELNMTAFKKWKPDYQDAEFILEDGKYICGSLNEKMSKRLFNTVNPNDLVEKYGADTFRMYEMFLGPVEQSKPWDTKGIEGVHRFLKKLWRLFADEQKGLIVKSDDPTPEELKILHKTIQKIDADSDNFSYNTAVSQFMICVNELASLKCHKRCILEPLLVLLTPFAPHISEELWQLMGNTTSILDAAYPVYNEQYTKESTFNYPIAINGKTRTEIGFALDADNAAVEKEVIANEVVQKWLEGKAPKKVIIVKGRMINVVI, encoded by the coding sequence ATGGAGTATAATTTCAGGGCTATAGAGCAAAAGTGGCAGGAACAGTGGGAAAAAGCCCATGCTTACAGGGTGAGCAACAACAGTACCCGGCCTAAATGTTATGTGTTGGATATGTTCCCGTATCCTTCGGGAGCAGGATTGCATGTGGGCCACCCCCTGGGTTACATTGCTTCAGATATATATGCCCGTTATAAAAGGCTCAAAGGGTTTAATGTACTGCACCCGATGGGATATGATGCTTTTGGCCTGCCGGCAGAACAATATGCCCTGGAAACAGGCCAGCACCCGGCTGTAACCACTGAGGAAAATATTAAAACGTTCCGTAAGCAACTGGATAACATTGGCTTTTGTTACGACTGGGACCGCAAAGTAAACACCAGCGAACCAGGCTATTACAAATGGACACAATGGATCTTCCTCCAGATATTTGAAAGCTGGTACAATCGTCAAACCCAGCAAGCGGCCCCCATTTCGCAGCTGATCGCTATTTTTGAGCAGGAAGGCAATGCAGGGTACGAATGCCCCGGCGACCGTACCATACAGTTTACCGCCACAGAATGGAAAGCATTTAATGAGGTAGAACAACGGGAAATACTGATGCATTACCGCCTGGCTTTCCTGGCTTATGCAGAAGTAAACTGGTGCCCGGCATTAGGTACCGTACTGGCCAACGATGAAGTGATCAATGGTGTGAGCGAACGCGGCGGCCATCCGGTAATCAAAAAGAAAATGCGGCAATGGTTCCTCCGGATCACGGAATATGCCAACCGCTTGCTGGAAGGCCTGGAAACAGTGGCTTTCAGCGATGCGATGAAGGAAATGCAACGCAACTGGATCGGTAAAAGCCAGGGCGCAGAAATAACGTTTGCGATCAAAGGAGCGCCTGTACATCAAAACCTGGTAGTATATACTACCCGCCCTGATACCATTTTCGGAGTCGATTTTATGGTGATAGCGCCGGAGCATGACCTGGTACAACAGATTACGACTCCTGCACAGCAGGCGGATATTGAAAAATACCTGGCTTACGTACAAAGCCGCTCCGAAAGAGAGCGTATGGCGGAAGTAAAACAGATTACCGGCTGCTTTACCGGCGCCTATGCCATCAATCCTTTTGATGGCAGGGAAATTCCCATATGGATCTCCGAATACGTACTGGCAGGCTATGGTACCGGTGCGATCATGGCGGTGCCTTGTGGCGACCAGCGCGACTTCCTCTTTGCCAGGCACTTTAATATCCCCATTACCAACATTGTGGGCGATGATTATACCGGCGAAGAAGCTAATCCTACCAAAGAAGGCATATTGCAAAACAGCGGTTTCCTGAATGGTATGGAAATGAAACCTGCTATGGAACTGGTGATCAGCAAGCTGGAAGAAATGGGTATCGGCAAACGGCAGATCAATTATAAAATGAGAGATGCCGGATTCAGCCGGCAGCGCTACTGGGGTGAACCTTTCCCAATCGTCTATAAAAACGGTATCCCCTACGCAATAGACGAGAAAGACCTGCCACTGGAATTACCCCATGTGGAAAACTATAAACCCGGAGAAGAAGGCGAAGGTCCCCTGGCCAATGTAACAGATTGGGTTAATGTAGCTCCCGGCGTAATCAGGGAAACCAACACCATGCCCGGCTATGCCGGCAGCAGCTGGTACTTCCTCCGCTATACCGACCCACATAATAATAAAACGTTTGCCGACCGGAAAGCAACCGACTACTGGAACCAGGTAGACGTATACGTAGGTGGTACAGAACACGCGGTAGGACACCTCCTTTACTCCCGCATGTGGACAAAAGTGCTGTATGACCTGGGTCATATAGGTTTCGATGAGCCTTTCAAAAGACTCATTAACCAGGGTATGATCGGGGGCAGCTCCAGACTTGCTTATCGTATCAGAGGTACGAATAAGTTTGCGTCACACGGCCTGAAAGACCAGTACGAAACAGATGAACTGCACGTAGATGTAAACATCGTAGACGGCCTGGAATTAAATATGACTGCCTTTAAAAAGTGGAAGCCTGATTATCAGGATGCTGAGTTTATACTGGAAGATGGTAAATATATCTGCGGTTCTCTCAATGAAAAAATGAGTAAACGCTTGTTCAATACCGTCAATCCAAACGACCTGGTAGAAAAATACGGTGCTGATACTTTCCGCATGTACGAAATGTTTCTTGGCCCCGTGGAGCAGTCCAAACCCTGGGATACCAAAGGCATAGAAGGGGTGCACCGCTTCCTGAAAAAATTGTGGCGGCTCTTTGCAGATGAACAAAAAGGATTGATCGTAAAATCAGATGATCCTACACCGGAAGAACTGAAAATACTGCATAAAACCATTCAGAAAATCGATGCCGACAGTGATAACTTCTCTTACAATACTGCGGTAAGCCAGTTTATGATCTGTGTAAATGAGCTGGCATCACTGAAGTGCCATAAAAGGTGTATCCTGGAACCATTGCTGGTACTCCTCACTCCTTTTGCACCGCATATCAGTGAAGAGCTCTGGCAGTTAATGGGCAATACCACCAGTATACTGGACGCTGCTTATCCGGTGTACAATGAACAATACACCAAAGAAAGCACCTTCAATTATCCCATTGCGATCAATGGCAAAACCCGCACTGAAATAGGATTTGCACTGGATGCAGATAATGCAGCGGTAGAAAAAGAAGTAATTGCCAATGAAGTAGTGCAGAAATGGCTGGAAGGCAAAGCCCCTAAAAAGGTGATCATCGTAAAAGGCAGGATGATTAACGTAGTTATCTAA
- a CDS encoding radical SAM protein produces the protein MPEKKYTYYDFTVSICSTCLRRVDAKVIFEDEKVYMIKHCAHHGTEKVLIATDIAYYKNTRNYNKPSEAPLKTNTRTHYGCPYDCGLCQDHEQHSCLSVIEVTDRCNLTCPTCYAMSSPHYGEHRTLEEIERMLDIIVENEGIPDVVQISGGEPTIHPQFFEILDIAKTKPIRHIMVNTNGIRIAKDKAFVERLASYMPDFEIYLQFDSFKPEALERMRGKDMTAIRKQALAHLNEFNLSTTLVVTLQKGVNDDELGAVIDYALQQRCVRGVTFQPTQIAGRVDDFNPATDRITLTEVRQRILAQSPVFNENDLIPVPCNPDALAMAYALKIDGQVFPLTRYVDPAVLLNNSKNTIVYEQDENLHRHILKIFSTGISTDAAVNDMQSLLCCLPQVQAPGLDYNNLFRIVIMRFIDAYDFDVRAIKKSCVHIVHKDGRIIPFETMNLFYRDDKENYLKELQKEREHPVITTNTL, from the coding sequence ATGCCTGAAAAAAAATACACTTACTACGACTTTACGGTAAGCATCTGTAGTACCTGCCTGCGCAGGGTAGATGCAAAAGTTATTTTTGAAGATGAAAAGGTGTATATGATCAAACACTGTGCACATCATGGCACAGAAAAAGTATTGATTGCTACGGACATTGCCTATTACAAAAACACGCGTAATTATAACAAACCCTCAGAGGCACCATTAAAAACCAATACACGCACGCATTATGGTTGCCCTTATGATTGCGGGCTTTGCCAGGATCATGAGCAGCATTCCTGCCTGAGTGTGATCGAAGTAACGGATCGTTGTAATCTTACCTGCCCTACCTGTTATGCGATGTCCTCCCCACATTACGGAGAGCACCGTACGCTGGAAGAGATAGAACGGATGCTGGATATTATTGTGGAGAACGAAGGGATTCCGGATGTGGTACAGATCAGCGGAGGAGAGCCTACGATACATCCGCAGTTTTTTGAAATCCTGGATATTGCCAAAACAAAGCCTATCCGGCATATTATGGTAAACACCAACGGCATCCGTATTGCAAAGGATAAAGCATTTGTGGAGCGGCTGGCCTCCTATATGCCCGACTTTGAGATCTACCTGCAGTTTGATTCCTTTAAACCGGAGGCACTGGAAAGAATGCGGGGAAAGGATATGACAGCTATCCGTAAGCAGGCACTGGCTCACCTGAATGAGTTTAACCTGAGTACTACGCTGGTAGTGACACTTCAGAAAGGCGTGAATGATGATGAGCTGGGAGCTGTCATTGATTATGCCTTGCAGCAGCGGTGTGTGCGGGGTGTTACTTTCCAACCCACACAAATTGCCGGCCGGGTGGATGACTTTAATCCGGCTACCGACAGGATCACCCTTACAGAAGTGCGGCAAAGGATCCTGGCACAATCACCGGTTTTTAATGAAAATGATCTGATACCGGTACCTTGTAATCCGGATGCATTGGCGATGGCGTATGCTTTAAAGATAGACGGACAGGTATTTCCACTTACCCGTTATGTAGATCCTGCTGTGCTGTTAAACAATTCAAAAAACACGATTGTATACGAGCAGGATGAAAACCTGCACCGGCATATTCTCAAAATATTCAGTACCGGTATCTCTACTGACGCAGCAGTAAATGATATGCAGTCATTGTTGTGTTGTTTGCCACAGGTACAGGCGCCGGGACTCGATTACAACAATCTGTTCCGGATAGTGATCATGCGGTTTATAGATGCGTATGATTTTGATGTGCGGGCTATCAAAAAATCCTGCGTACATATTGTACATAAAGATGGCCGTATCATTCCTTTTGAAACGATGAACCTGTTTTACCGGGATGATAAGGAAAACTATCTGAAGGAACTGCAAAAAGAGCGGGAACATCCTGTAATCACCACTAATACACTGTAG
- a CDS encoding prolipoprotein diacylglyceryl transferase, which produces MNETKLPAPVHFPVTLPIFSLQVPLHAILESLGMFVGFRYFLYLRKRQGDLIPQENRIWVIIGAIFGALLGSRLLGALENPLDIMQVPNILLYVYQSKTIVGGLLGGLAGVELMKWGIGERHSSGDLFTRPLILAMIIGRIGCFSMGVHEETYGVATSLPWGMHLGDEVLRHPVALYEIVFLVLLWIGLNWLRKRYTLVSGAQFKILMIAYLLFRFLLDYIKPGYRYLLGMGSIQLACLAGLLYYSPSIFYPTRLIKKEYA; this is translated from the coding sequence GTGAATGAAACCAAATTACCGGCGCCGGTGCATTTTCCAGTTACGTTGCCCATATTTTCATTACAGGTACCCCTGCATGCCATCCTGGAATCTTTAGGGATGTTTGTCGGGTTCCGGTATTTCCTGTACCTGCGTAAAAGGCAGGGAGATCTTATCCCACAGGAAAACCGCATTTGGGTGATCATAGGGGCCATCTTTGGGGCCTTGTTGGGCAGCCGGTTGTTAGGTGCTCTGGAAAATCCGCTGGACATTATGCAGGTCCCGAATATCCTGTTGTACGTTTACCAGAGTAAAACAATAGTAGGTGGTTTGCTGGGAGGACTGGCAGGTGTGGAGCTGATGAAGTGGGGGATAGGAGAACGGCATTCTTCCGGGGATTTGTTTACCAGGCCATTGATACTGGCCATGATTATCGGGCGCATCGGTTGTTTCAGTATGGGGGTACATGAAGAAACCTATGGAGTGGCTACCAGCTTGCCCTGGGGAATGCATCTGGGGGATGAGGTATTACGGCATCCCGTAGCATTGTATGAAATTGTTTTCCTGGTATTGCTATGGATAGGGCTCAACTGGTTGCGCAAAAGGTATACGCTGGTATCCGGTGCGCAGTTTAAAATATTGATGATTGCTTATCTGCTGTTCCGGTTTTTGCTGGATTATATCAAACCCGGCTACCGGTACCTGCTGGGCATGGGATCTATACAATTGGCCTGTCTGGCAGGATTGCTTTATTATTCACCTTCCATTTTTTACCCAACCCGTTTAATTAAAAAGGAATATGCCTGA
- a CDS encoding peptidoglycan DD-metalloendopeptidase family protein: protein MLQEILQKYQPGFKQVVEITPGLERLLLMDFTSGNTTLTKTILADTDKFCRYVTTQLQQSGCRLGIGGYGEHRTIYAISPHFDAGEEPRRLHLGIDVWGAAGTPVYAPMNGHIHSYRFNDRLGDYGATIILQHVLDGYTFYTLYGHLGLANLQGLYENMPVAAGQLLAHFGQPAENGHWPPHLHFQIIKDLYGNRGDFPGVCRYSEREKYLQNSPDPDVILQMNQYIGGL, encoded by the coding sequence ATGCTACAGGAGATCTTACAAAAATATCAACCAGGGTTTAAACAGGTAGTAGAAATCACGCCCGGCCTGGAGCGTTTATTGCTGATGGACTTCACCAGTGGCAACACTACCCTCACTAAAACCATTCTTGCTGATACGGACAAATTTTGCAGATACGTTACTACACAGTTGCAGCAATCCGGCTGCCGGCTCGGCATTGGCGGATATGGCGAACACCGTACTATTTATGCGATCAGCCCGCATTTTGATGCCGGAGAAGAACCCCGCCGCTTACATTTAGGCATTGACGTATGGGGAGCCGCAGGCACGCCGGTGTATGCGCCGATGAACGGACATATACACAGCTACCGGTTCAACGACCGCCTGGGTGACTATGGGGCTACCATCATTCTCCAGCATGTGCTCGATGGATATACCTTCTATACTTTATATGGACACCTGGGACTGGCCAATCTTCAGGGATTGTATGAAAACATGCCGGTAGCAGCCGGGCAGCTCCTGGCCCATTTTGGACAACCTGCCGAAAATGGGCACTGGCCGCCACATCTCCACTTCCAGATTATCAAAGACCTTTATGGCAACCGGGGTGATTTTCCAGGGGTATGCCGCTACAGCGAAAGAGAAAAATACCTGCAAAACTCTCCCGATCCCGATGTTATCCTGCAAATGAACCAATACATAGGAGGACTGTAA
- a CDS encoding endonuclease/exonuclease/phosphatase family protein — protein sequence MRKLLLLCILFFMNGVLMAQTPLHVMTFNIRMNTPHDSLNAWPHRKDKVASQVLFHEAHLLGVQEALYEQMTDLKERLPQYKYIGGGRDDGKNAGEFSAIFYDTTRLQLLDSKTFWLSETPDVPGSKGWDAAITRVVTYGKFKDRKTKKIFFHFNTHFDHIGKIARRESAKFLLQQVHTIAGKIPAIITGDFNATPDDEPIQVVMNANDPLHFTDSKAISQMPHYGPTGTFNAWHFAERDDRPIDYIFLKGKFKVKKHATISETWKGRYASDHFSLYSEIEVL from the coding sequence ATGAGAAAGTTATTGTTGCTGTGTATATTGTTTTTTATGAATGGCGTGCTAATGGCGCAAACACCCTTGCATGTGATGACCTTTAATATCCGGATGAATACACCACATGACAGTCTGAATGCATGGCCTCACCGGAAAGATAAGGTGGCCAGCCAGGTATTATTTCATGAAGCTCATCTGCTGGGCGTTCAGGAAGCACTATACGAACAAATGACCGACCTGAAAGAAAGATTACCACAATATAAATACATTGGAGGCGGACGTGATGATGGTAAAAATGCAGGCGAGTTTTCCGCTATCTTCTATGATACCACCCGTTTACAGCTGCTTGACAGCAAAACGTTCTGGCTTTCTGAAACACCGGATGTACCCGGCAGTAAGGGATGGGATGCTGCGATTACCCGTGTGGTAACCTATGGTAAATTTAAAGACCGGAAAACCAAAAAAATATTCTTCCATTTTAATACCCACTTTGACCACATCGGCAAAATTGCCCGCCGGGAAAGTGCAAAATTCTTATTACAGCAAGTACATACCATCGCTGGTAAAATACCTGCTATCATTACCGGCGACTTTAACGCTACTCCGGATGACGAACCGATCCAGGTAGTCATGAATGCAAATGATCCCTTGCATTTTACAGATAGCAAAGCTATCAGCCAGATGCCGCATTATGGCCCTACAGGTACTTTCAACGCCTGGCATTTTGCAGAACGGGACGACCGGCCTATTGACTATATCTTCCTGAAAGGAAAATTCAAGGTAAAAAAACATGCAACTATCTCTGAAACATGGAAAGGCAGATATGCTTCTGACCACTTCTCTTTGTATAGTGAAATAGAAGTATTGTAA
- a CDS encoding M28 family metallopeptidase, translating into MRRTRCLLGLAICLAYSSADAQNIKKETVTRIISTLAADDMEGRKTFEPGIEKAARFVEAEFKKAGLQPLPEAKDFRQSFTMFGLTPASIQLTINGAVVTRPLIIKGTAKSIDWNQDSRVEITAAASQADLFSVLRRARKIERSEVVWVDASQKELFNQISEHRQYANSEAEATQGDSTKSIVFVLKEEGDTAIHNWQLSVTQELKSYALSNIVGVIPGKSKASEYVIFSGHYDHLGIMEPMEQDSIANGADDDASGVTAVIMLADYFKKRKPAPARTLVFVAFTAEEIGGYGSQYFSRQLDPASIVAMFNIEMIGKESKFGKNSAFITGFERSDFGKILQRNLVGSDFNFHPDPYPEQQLFYRSDNATLAKLGVPAHTISTTQIDKDELYHSVKDEIASLDMENITRIIKAIAVSARSIVDGKDTPERLGPVSERGE; encoded by the coding sequence ATGAGGCGCACACGATGTTTACTCGGACTGGCCATATGCCTGGCATATAGCTCCGCAGATGCACAAAACATTAAGAAAGAAACCGTAACCAGGATCATCAGCACACTGGCGGCAGATGATATGGAAGGCCGTAAAACATTTGAACCAGGTATTGAAAAAGCTGCCCGGTTTGTGGAAGCCGAATTTAAGAAGGCCGGCTTACAACCTTTGCCCGAAGCGAAAGATTTCCGGCAATCCTTTACGATGTTTGGATTAACACCGGCGAGTATACAACTTACTATAAATGGTGCAGTGGTAACCCGCCCATTGATTATTAAAGGTACTGCCAAAAGCATTGACTGGAACCAGGACAGCCGGGTGGAAATTACTGCTGCTGCCAGCCAGGCCGACCTTTTTAGTGTATTAAGAAGAGCACGTAAAATAGAACGCAGTGAAGTAGTGTGGGTAGATGCCTCACAAAAAGAATTGTTTAATCAAATATCCGAACACCGCCAGTATGCCAACAGTGAGGCGGAAGCAACGCAGGGGGATAGTACTAAAAGCATCGTGTTTGTATTAAAAGAAGAAGGAGATACAGCTATTCATAACTGGCAGCTGTCAGTAACACAGGAACTGAAATCATATGCCCTTAGTAATATTGTTGGAGTTATTCCTGGCAAAAGCAAAGCATCAGAATATGTGATATTCTCCGGGCATTATGATCACCTGGGTATTATGGAACCAATGGAGCAGGACAGTATCGCTAATGGTGCAGATGATGATGCATCGGGTGTTACAGCGGTAATTATGCTGGCAGATTATTTCAAAAAGCGGAAGCCTGCACCGGCACGTACGCTTGTATTTGTAGCCTTTACCGCAGAAGAAATTGGCGGTTATGGTTCACAGTATTTTTCACGCCAATTGGACCCCGCCAGTATTGTAGCCATGTTTAATATAGAAATGATAGGGAAGGAATCTAAATTTGGGAAAAACAGTGCGTTCATTACCGGGTTTGAGCGGTCTGACTTTGGTAAAATACTGCAACGTAATTTAGTAGGATCTGATTTCAACTTCCATCCGGACCCTTATCCGGAGCAGCAATTGTTTTACCGCTCTGACAATGCCACGCTGGCCAAGCTGGGGGTACCTGCACATACCATTTCTACTACACAAATAGATAAAGATGAGCTATATCATAGTGTAAAAGATGAGATAGCCAGCCTGGATATGGAGAATATCACCCGTATTATTAAGGCCATTGCAGTAAGTGCAAGATCTATTGTAGATGGAAAGGATACGCCCGAAAGATTAGGCCCCGTAAGTGAACGGGGAGAATAA
- a CDS encoding TlpA family protein disulfide reductase: MRMLCLLVLTTLFAIPCFAQSYQFNNGDTWYCKVSGKVQHTAFSRQEDRTYKITVTSRQKTGNYFLDITLLNLQVTDVQGGRKTIFDTDNLHTWEYNDSRLYDNLALLQQVVRITLNKNGSLLEIWNLDALKIKGARKWHLSKSMEEILAYNIGTGLQASLQSLFPPLPVQQETGFSWQQDNITYTVTKENPDNISIRGNAVHKGMTTFASTPQAELRPYVSSTEINYVAGKHMSMLQHYQSSLVMRNDTAREEKGRADSMRWNTVITGQTAPLTAPVLNWDYINTLIYLSYQSDSLKGADGREMDSAKIVRFFQVNDPKYAGDSTYRMRKLDKLNNMRSPYFRKWYDQLLATTPINSLAGSSMHLHNKLQDAQHENKDTALAIMKALHNQGRLVDWVHDSYAQEFEKKDHPMADAILQLAMKEKDSLLLATLRPLHLWSLAQQANGDKKQLQAVADAFAASGKAALWYGRSGRYAMLTCQLMEKAGMSAAAARLLDQEITRLKADQADTTAQRLRDTRIINKQLLAHAYKLKYDHAWPQDKKAALGYLVQAAAYAPQHEDEKAYASFYDRAVLGAKEDYREDLASALTDYGNPEEALQVMTAQLQTAPLRIKDVAAFFRQHFPNKSFNDYLHKVILKGWATAPDFALKNLEDKQVRLADYKGKWLLIDFWGTWCSPCRAEMPEVNALAKDIADGKYSNTAFLSIACHDEQNTVRQFMEAHHYTMPVLLSDNKVQGNYKINGYPTKVLISPEGKMVPVAFGQDYKAILESFATIAEDPVAGKAMKTQVKTTNN; the protein is encoded by the coding sequence ATGCGCATGCTATGCCTGCTTGTTTTAACCACCCTGTTTGCTATACCCTGTTTTGCCCAATCCTATCAGTTCAACAATGGCGATACCTGGTATTGTAAAGTGTCCGGCAAGGTACAACATACTGCATTTTCACGCCAGGAGGACAGAACCTATAAGATAACGGTTACCAGCCGGCAAAAGACGGGTAATTATTTCCTGGACATTACATTACTGAACCTGCAAGTAACAGATGTACAGGGCGGACGCAAAACAATATTTGATACAGACAACCTGCATACATGGGAGTACAATGATTCCAGACTGTATGATAACCTGGCGCTGCTGCAGCAGGTAGTGCGGATCACTTTAAACAAGAACGGATCGCTACTTGAAATATGGAACCTGGATGCTCTGAAAATCAAAGGTGCGCGTAAATGGCACCTTTCAAAGAGCATGGAGGAGATCCTCGCATATAATATAGGCACGGGCTTGCAGGCCAGCCTGCAATCGCTTTTCCCACCATTACCCGTGCAACAGGAAACCGGCTTTTCCTGGCAGCAGGATAATATCACCTATACTGTTACAAAAGAAAACCCTGATAATATAAGCATACGGGGAAATGCGGTGCATAAAGGGATGACTACTTTTGCCAGTACACCACAGGCTGAACTGCGACCTTATGTTTCTTCAACAGAGATAAATTATGTTGCAGGGAAGCATATGAGCATGTTACAGCATTATCAAAGCAGCTTGGTTATGCGTAATGATACTGCCAGGGAAGAGAAAGGGAGGGCAGATAGTATGCGCTGGAATACCGTTATTACCGGGCAAACAGCGCCCTTGACAGCACCGGTACTGAACTGGGATTATATCAATACACTGATATATCTCAGCTATCAGAGCGATAGCCTGAAAGGTGCTGATGGAAGGGAAATGGACAGCGCCAAAATTGTCCGCTTTTTCCAGGTAAACGATCCGAAATATGCAGGAGACAGCACTTACCGGATGAGAAAGCTGGACAAGCTGAATAATATGCGGAGTCCTTACTTCAGAAAGTGGTACGACCAATTACTGGCAACTACACCTATAAACAGCCTTGCAGGAAGTTCCATGCATTTACATAATAAATTACAGGATGCACAGCACGAAAATAAGGATACTGCACTGGCCATTATGAAAGCATTGCATAACCAGGGAAGGCTGGTAGACTGGGTACATGATTCCTATGCCCAGGAGTTTGAAAAGAAAGATCATCCGATGGCAGATGCTATATTGCAATTGGCCATGAAAGAGAAAGACAGTCTGCTGCTGGCTACCCTGCGACCATTACACCTGTGGTCATTGGCACAGCAGGCCAATGGCGATAAAAAGCAGTTGCAGGCAGTAGCTGATGCATTTGCTGCATCCGGCAAAGCAGCGCTATGGTATGGGCGTTCCGGAAGGTACGCCATGTTAACCTGTCAACTGATGGAAAAGGCCGGCATGTCTGCTGCTGCCGCACGACTACTGGATCAGGAAATAACCAGGCTGAAAGCCGATCAGGCAGATACTACTGCTCAACGGTTACGAGATACCAGAATAATCAACAAACAACTACTGGCACATGCCTATAAACTGAAGTATGATCACGCATGGCCACAGGATAAGAAAGCCGCATTGGGCTACCTGGTACAGGCGGCTGCATATGCCCCACAGCACGAAGATGAAAAGGCATATGCCAGCTTTTATGACCGTGCGGTGCTGGGGGCTAAGGAAGATTACCGGGAAGACCTGGCCTCCGCATTGACAGATTATGGGAATCCGGAAGAAGCCTTGCAGGTAATGACTGCCCAGTTACAAACAGCTCCCTTGCGGATTAAAGATGTGGCGGCTTTTTTCCGGCAGCATTTTCCCAATAAATCATTTAATGACTACCTGCACAAAGTGATATTAAAAGGCTGGGCCACTGCACCGGATTTTGCATTAAAGAATCTGGAAGATAAGCAGGTACGGTTGGCTGATTATAAAGGCAAATGGTTACTGATAGATTTCTGGGGTACCTGGTGTAGCCCCTGCAGGGCAGAAATGCCGGAAGTCAATGCATTAGCCAAAGATATTGCTGACGGGAAATATTCTAATACTGCTTTCCTGAGTATTGCCTGTCATGATGAGCAAAACACTGTCCGGCAATTTATGGAAGCTCATCATTACACAATGCCGGTACTGTTATCAGATAATAAAGTACAGGGCAATTATAAGATCAACGGATACCCCACAAAAGTTTTAATTTCGCCGGAAGGTAAAATGGTACCTGTTGCCTTTGGCCAGGATTATAAAGCCATATTGGAAAGCTTCGCAACGATTGCGGAAGATCCGGTGGCTGGCAAAGCCATGAAGACACAGGTGAAAACAACAAATAACTAA